One Faecalispora anaeroviscerum genomic window carries:
- a CDS encoding DUF2577 family protein: MLVDVDQCKRIIRAYLDHTGRGGFQTGTVSSVSPLKVKLSEKLELESDDFYITDNCIGLQHGDSVYRSPLKSGDGVLLLCRPAGNDGVKYILLDRIQPYKAVREVSP, encoded by the coding sequence ATGCTTGTTGACGTGGATCAGTGCAAGCGGATCATCCGGGCGTATCTTGATCATACGGGGAGAGGCGGTTTTCAGACCGGCACGGTTTCTTCCGTTTCCCCTCTGAAGGTCAAGCTGAGTGAAAAGCTTGAGCTGGAATCAGACGATTTTTATATCACTGACAACTGCATTGGGCTGCAGCATGGAGATTCGGTTTATCGCTCCCCTCTCAAATCCGGCGACGGGGTCTTGCTCCTTTGCCGGCCTGCCGGAAACGACGGAGTAAAATACATATTGCTCGACCGAATCCAACCGTATAAGGCCGTCAGGGAGGTGTCGCCGTGA
- a CDS encoding DUF3788 domain-containing protein, whose amino-acid sequence MEWTQLYGPDRQPSAAEIAEYSNNPLWGEINRFLQQNYEAQPSYSYSSCFAQPGWNVKYQKGGRSLCTLYPMDGYFIALVVIGAAEQAEAELLMPMCDRYTQELFSNTAFSAGGRWLMMGVTSEAILEDVKYLIQTRRKIKKKV is encoded by the coding sequence ATGGAATGGACACAGCTTTACGGGCCGGACAGGCAGCCAAGCGCCGCTGAAATTGCGGAATACAGTAACAATCCTCTCTGGGGTGAAATCAATCGCTTTTTGCAACAGAATTACGAGGCCCAGCCAAGCTACAGCTACAGCAGCTGTTTCGCTCAACCGGGCTGGAATGTAAAATATCAGAAAGGCGGGCGCTCCCTCTGCACCCTCTACCCGATGGATGGGTACTTTATTGCGCTGGTCGTGATCGGTGCGGCGGAGCAGGCCGAGGCCGAGCTGCTGATGCCGATGTGCGACCGGTATACGCAGGAGCTTTTTTCAAATACCGCCTTCAGTGCGGGGGGACGATGGCTGATGATGGGTGTGACCAGTGAGGCAATTTTGGAGGACGTAAAGTACCTGATCCAAACCAGAAGAAAAATCAAAAAGAAGGTGTAG
- a CDS encoding GH25 family lysozyme yields the protein MFQLKGLDVSKHNGVINWEQVNLAGYDFVLIRAGYGNSADQKDAQFDYNMKGAISRGMHIGAYWFNYCRSTAEAVTEAQVFKQILQPYVGHIDFPVSPDFEYDSIRYFKEQMGTDPTNALITQMMQAFIEEMKASGWFVNLYTNLDFIRSGRFSDELRNAVDLWLADYSGSPDFPCGIQQTGSTGKVPGISTNADIDVAYKDYPSIIRAASKNGLQPSAAPTPAKTETTSGIGVGTKVQYSGPLYADSYGNGEGKTVSGTFSVQRVISGRKCGILLPLGWVPASACKVPSAAATAPATSSKAVVKAGGKVQYSGPLYADSYGNGKGKTVSGTFAVQRVISGRKCGVLLPSGWVPESACKPV from the coding sequence ATGTTCCAATTAAAAGGCTTGGATGTTTCCAAGCACAACGGCGTAATCAATTGGGAGCAGGTAAACCTTGCCGGCTATGATTTCGTTCTGATCAGAGCCGGATACGGAAACTCTGCGGATCAAAAAGATGCCCAGTTCGATTACAACATGAAAGGCGCGATTTCGCGCGGTATGCACATAGGGGCCTATTGGTTCAACTATTGCCGCTCTACCGCCGAGGCCGTGACAGAGGCACAGGTCTTCAAACAAATTTTGCAGCCTTATGTGGGCCATATCGATTTTCCGGTTTCTCCGGATTTCGAGTATGACAGCATCCGGTACTTCAAAGAGCAGATGGGAACCGATCCTACTAACGCCCTTATCACTCAGATGATGCAGGCGTTTATAGAAGAAATGAAAGCCAGCGGCTGGTTTGTCAATCTCTATACCAACCTCGACTTCATCCGTTCCGGACGCTTCAGCGATGAACTGCGCAATGCCGTTGACCTTTGGCTGGCAGACTACAGCGGCAGTCCTGATTTCCCTTGTGGTATTCAGCAGACAGGTAGTACCGGTAAAGTTCCCGGAATCAGCACAAATGCGGACATTGACGTCGCTTATAAGGATTATCCGTCGATCATTCGTGCCGCCTCGAAAAATGGCCTGCAGCCCTCTGCAGCACCGACTCCCGCGAAGACTGAAACGACCAGCGGTATCGGCGTCGGAACCAAGGTTCAGTACAGCGGCCCGCTCTATGCGGACAGCTACGGAAATGGTGAAGGCAAGACGGTTTCCGGCACATTCTCCGTCCAGCGTGTCATCAGTGGCCGTAAATGCGGTATTCTTCTTCCCCTTGGATGGGTTCCGGCCAGTGCCTGCAAGGTGCCTTCGGCAGCCGCGACGGCTCCTGCTACTTCTTCGAAAGCTGTGGTTAAGGCTGGCGGAAAAGTTCAGTACAGCGGCCCCCTCTATGCCGACAGTTACGGCAACGGAAAAGGTAAAACGGTATCTGGTACATTTGCCGTTCAGCGCGTTATCAGTGGCCGCAAGTGCGGCGTTTTACTCCCTTCCGGATGGGTACCTGAATCTGCTTGCAAACCGGTTTAA
- a CDS encoding N-acetyltransferase, producing MESIITVTAENIDLEHICCAIADKKGETCVSSKKAWMKARFADGLVFRKLDARGKVFIEYIPAEKAWCPIDASGYMHINCFWVSGQFKGKGYADRLLEECIQDAKSKGCCGLTVIASEKKRPFLSDSGYLKYKGFSATDTAEPFFVLYYLPFTGNAPIPKFKDCVKQGKIEERGMVLYYTNQCPHTDKYVPIIANLAKERGAEISVHKIETTEQAQSAPMPVTTYAFFYDGVFVTNEILSPAKFEKFLDQHGL from the coding sequence ATGGAAAGCATCATCACCGTAACGGCGGAGAATATTGACCTTGAGCATATTTGTTGTGCGATTGCCGACAAAAAAGGTGAAACCTGCGTTTCCTCGAAAAAAGCGTGGATGAAAGCGCGTTTCGCGGACGGGCTTGTATTCCGGAAGCTGGACGCACGGGGGAAAGTGTTCATTGAGTATATCCCCGCAGAGAAGGCATGGTGTCCCATCGATGCGTCGGGGTATATGCACATTAACTGCTTTTGGGTTTCGGGGCAATTTAAGGGGAAAGGCTATGCCGACCGCCTGCTGGAGGAGTGTATTCAGGACGCCAAATCCAAGGGCTGCTGTGGTCTTACCGTAATCGCCTCGGAGAAAAAGCGCCCCTTCCTTTCCGACTCGGGTTATTTAAAATACAAGGGCTTTTCCGCTACCGATACCGCCGAGCCTTTTTTCGTCCTCTACTATTTGCCTTTTACCGGGAACGCTCCGATTCCAAAGTTTAAGGACTGCGTAAAGCAGGGCAAAATAGAGGAGCGGGGGATGGTGCTGTATTACACCAACCAGTGTCCCCACACCGACAAATATGTGCCGATCATCGCGAATCTTGCGAAGGAACGGGGCGCGGAAATCAGCGTCCACAAGATCGAGACCACGGAGCAAGCGCAGTCGGCACCCATGCCCGTTACCACCTACGCCTTTTTCTATGATGGCGTGTTTGTGACGAATGAGATATTGAGCCCGGCAAAGTTTGAAAAATTTTTGGATCAGCACGGGTTGTAA
- a CDS encoding baseplate J/gp47 family protein, with protein MKSFEDFMREMLDNIPDNLKNQVDTREGSIIYTALAPVAAQLVEQQYYADNIQNATMPDTAQGDDLTRRCAEHGINRYPATSAIRKGLFTAADGSPMDVPEGSKLGADGIIYTVSSRISSGTYQLQCQQAGIIGNSYFGALLPIDNIAGLGTATLSEVLTAGEEQESDDELRARFYKEINEQPFGGNIADYEQQILKISGVGAVKVFPTPNDEGGKVQCVIVAPENKPASESLIQTVQLMIDPEPHGKGYGLAPIGHCVTVSTVSEFPVDVSASLALKTGVEISGIQASVEAAIKEYLASLAFQDSIIRTSRVEAAILSVNGIADVSGTLLNGSAGNITLSSAFDNYQIPVAGSVTITEDTDVSIS; from the coding sequence ATGAAAAGTTTTGAAGACTTTATGCGTGAGATGCTGGATAATATTCCGGACAATCTCAAAAATCAGGTTGATACGCGCGAGGGCAGCATTATCTATACCGCTCTGGCCCCCGTGGCCGCGCAGCTTGTCGAGCAGCAGTATTATGCCGACAATATTCAAAACGCTACCATGCCCGACACAGCGCAGGGAGACGATCTGACACGCCGCTGTGCTGAACACGGCATAAATCGATATCCAGCGACCAGCGCTATCCGAAAAGGACTGTTTACCGCCGCAGATGGAAGCCCTATGGATGTTCCGGAAGGCTCAAAACTCGGCGCAGACGGAATCATCTATACCGTTTCAAGCAGGATATCTTCCGGTACCTATCAGCTGCAGTGTCAGCAAGCCGGCATTATCGGAAATAGCTATTTCGGCGCTTTGCTGCCGATTGATAACATCGCCGGCCTTGGTACGGCAACGCTTTCGGAAGTATTGACAGCCGGCGAAGAACAGGAATCCGATGATGAGCTTCGCGCAAGATTTTATAAAGAAATCAATGAGCAGCCATTTGGCGGAAATATTGCCGACTATGAGCAGCAGATTCTTAAAATATCCGGTGTCGGAGCTGTAAAGGTCTTCCCTACTCCGAATGATGAAGGAGGAAAGGTTCAATGTGTGATTGTTGCGCCGGAAAACAAGCCGGCAAGCGAGAGCCTGATCCAGACCGTGCAGCTCATGATTGATCCGGAGCCGCACGGAAAAGGCTATGGATTGGCTCCAATTGGACACTGCGTGACCGTTTCGACGGTATCGGAATTCCCGGTTGACGTGTCGGCTTCCCTGGCCCTGAAAACCGGAGTTGAAATATCCGGAATACAGGCGTCTGTAGAAGCCGCCATCAAAGAATATCTCGCATCTTTGGCGTTTCAGGACAGCATTATACGGACGTCGCGTGTGGAAGCTGCCATCCTGTCTGTAAACGGAATAGCCGATGTCTCCGGCACGTTGTTAAACGGCAGCGCGGGCAATATTACCCTTTCTTCAGCTTTCGATAATTATCAGATTCCGGTCGCGGGCAGCGTGACCATAACGGAGGACACCGATGTATCAATATCTTAA
- the avd gene encoding diversity-generating retroelement protein Avd, protein MVLFLESLKILQKVYDMIQYGYGALAQFPKTEKFALAADIKRCLDLILERVIEASKKYYKKTTLQELDVEITKLKAYLRLSQDLGFLPFKKYEIWSGMAVEIGKMVGGWIKSVNQSGAGH, encoded by the coding sequence ATGGTGTTATTTTTGGAGAGCTTGAAAATACTGCAGAAGGTTTATGACATGATCCAATATGGATACGGTGCGCTGGCACAATTTCCAAAAACGGAAAAATTCGCGCTGGCCGCCGACATCAAGCGCTGCCTTGACCTAATCTTGGAGCGCGTGATCGAAGCGAGTAAAAAATACTATAAAAAGACCACGCTGCAGGAGCTGGACGTCGAGATAACAAAACTGAAGGCGTATTTAAGGCTCTCCCAAGACCTTGGCTTTTTGCCCTTCAAAAAGTATGAAATATGGTCTGGAATGGCCGTTGAAATCGGCAAAATGGTTGGGGGATGGATCAAATCCGTTAATCAGTCGGGAGCAGGCCATTAG
- a CDS encoding phage tail-collar fiber domain-containing protein, whose amino-acid sequence MAIEKFYLTAAGETLVAKAQIGQKLNFSKMQIGQGTLPDGTDITGLQGLIDPVKDIPIIGMETANKTAKVKGYFSNQGISVPFYWREVGLFADDADLGTVLYAYGYATVSADRIPTYSVSPTEFTFIMAAVIGNATNITATIDESLIFVPSSRKINGKSLAADITLTAEDLNIPQADDSHYGLVKLSEDFKLDASGALVVNKSKIGGGGSTVPIELVDSNATAAMELPIKFNEAGEVVFTDDGTGTGIISLQNLGGKLEFVAQNIL is encoded by the coding sequence GTGGCCATAGAAAAATTTTATCTGACCGCAGCCGGAGAAACGCTGGTGGCGAAAGCTCAGATCGGGCAAAAGTTGAATTTCTCCAAGATGCAGATCGGACAGGGAACTCTTCCGGACGGCACCGACATTACGGGGCTGCAGGGGCTGATTGATCCGGTTAAAGACATTCCTATCATTGGAATGGAAACTGCGAATAAAACTGCCAAGGTGAAAGGATATTTCAGCAATCAAGGAATTTCCGTACCGTTTTATTGGCGGGAGGTCGGCTTGTTTGCCGACGATGCCGACCTGGGGACGGTGCTGTATGCCTACGGATATGCCACTGTCAGCGCGGATAGAATTCCTACCTACAGCGTTAGCCCCACTGAATTCACGTTTATCATGGCCGCTGTGATCGGAAATGCGACCAACATTACCGCTACGATTGATGAAAGCCTGATCTTTGTTCCATCAAGTCGTAAAATCAACGGAAAGAGTCTGGCCGCCGATATTACCCTGACCGCCGAAGACCTGAATATTCCGCAGGCAGATGACAGCCATTACGGGCTGGTCAAGCTCTCGGAAGATTTCAAGCTCGACGCCAGCGGGGCGTTGGTGGTCAATAAAAGCAAAATCGGAGGGGGCGGATCAACCGTGCCAATTGAACTGGTAGACAGCAACGCAACGGCAGCAATGGAGCTGCCCATAAAATTTAACGAGGCCGGCGAAGTTGTTTTCACGGATGACGGTACCGGAACCGGGATCATCTCGCTGCAGAATCTTGGCGGCAAACTGGAGTTTGTCGCGCAAAATATTTTATAA
- a CDS encoding helix-turn-helix domain-containing protein has protein sequence MVRIYLSKLLGERKLTQNDLAQMTGIRPTTIGEMYHELIQRVNIDHIDKICEALGCTIEELMEYVPKTHSGHQSSQSGHKKAEDSSR, from the coding sequence ATGGTAAGAATTTACTTATCCAAGCTGTTGGGAGAGCGAAAACTGACGCAAAATGACCTTGCTCAAATGACCGGAATTAGGCCGACCACCATCGGAGAAATGTATCATGAACTTATTCAGCGCGTGAATATCGATCATATCGATAAGATATGTGAAGCGCTGGGATGCACGATTGAAGAACTGATGGAGTATGTGCCTAAAACTCATTCCGGCCATCAATCTTCCCAATCCGGGCATAAAAAAGCGGAAGATTCTTCAAGGTAA
- a CDS encoding XkdQ/YqbQ family protein, whose protein sequence is MLEAMLTAANEDTFDISQVVDSIEFTDNINQAGVCTFSILQNDVVTPEEGSAFSVKYGGDPYFKGFVFKNGFSNRDPAKITAYDQLRYLKAKDTYSFKNKTASQAAQQIFSDFGLKAGTIEDTGYNLGNLSPFDDKVVLDMISDCINLTLRSTQKYFYIKDEYGLAVLHNIQSTISDLLVSTSTNIDDFSYERGIDDETYNQIKLVRDNKDTGKREVYISKDSSTIKKWGLLQYYEKLDDSVNAAQAKAKSDALLGLKNKVQQKLTGVEVLGDKSIRAGYMVYVDIPRAGIKKFLLCTKAVHTFTDVSHTVKADFKLV, encoded by the coding sequence ATGCTTGAAGCCATGCTGACAGCGGCAAACGAAGATACTTTTGATATCTCTCAGGTTGTTGATTCCATCGAGTTTACGGACAATATCAACCAAGCCGGTGTCTGTACATTCAGTATTTTGCAGAACGATGTTGTGACGCCGGAAGAAGGCAGCGCTTTCAGCGTCAAATATGGCGGTGATCCTTATTTTAAGGGATTCGTGTTCAAGAACGGATTCAGTAACCGAGATCCCGCCAAAATCACCGCTTATGATCAGCTGCGATATCTGAAAGCAAAGGATACCTACAGCTTCAAAAATAAAACCGCCTCTCAGGCCGCGCAGCAGATATTCTCCGATTTCGGTCTGAAGGCGGGAACGATTGAAGATACCGGCTATAATCTCGGAAATCTTTCCCCTTTTGACGATAAGGTTGTTTTGGATATGATTTCCGATTGCATCAACCTGACACTCCGCAGCACTCAGAAATATTTCTATATTAAGGACGAATACGGTCTGGCCGTGCTGCACAACATCCAGTCCACCATTTCGGATTTACTGGTCAGCACCAGCACCAACATCGACGATTTCAGCTATGAGCGCGGGATCGATGACGAAACCTATAACCAGATCAAGTTGGTTCGAGACAATAAGGATACCGGAAAGCGTGAGGTCTATATTTCCAAAGACAGCAGCACCATTAAAAAATGGGGGCTGCTGCAGTATTATGAAAAATTGGACGATTCCGTCAACGCCGCGCAGGCGAAGGCAAAATCGGACGCGCTGCTCGGCCTGAAGAACAAGGTGCAACAGAAGCTGACCGGCGTGGAAGTGCTGGGCGACAAAAGTATCCGGGCCGGGTATATGGTCTACGTGGACATTCCCCGCGCCGGGATCAAAAAATTTCTTCTGTGCACCAAGGCGGTGCACACTTTTACAGATGTTTCTCATACCGTAAAAGCGGATTTTAAATTAGTTTAA
- a CDS encoding DNA adenine methylase, producing the protein MNSFISRIGGKKLLSKEIIRRFPDSFPERYIEVFGGAGWVLFALQKCAKLEVFNDIDGQLINLFRCVKYHPEAVQKEIEWVLNSREVFYDFREQQSCRGFTDIQRAARYFTLIKESYGSDVRSYGCSHRNMDDASKYLTQVRERLQDTVIENRDFEPLIKTYDRPDSLFYLDPPYHGTERHYADAFSEDDHRRLNGSLKSLKGKFILSYNDDDFIRTLYDGFKIESISRQNNLAMRNPSAPHEFKELIITNF; encoded by the coding sequence ATGAATAGTTTTATTTCACGAATCGGTGGAAAGAAGCTTCTAAGCAAAGAAATCATCCGGCGTTTTCCAGACTCATTTCCAGAAAGATATATTGAGGTATTTGGAGGTGCCGGCTGGGTCTTATTTGCCCTTCAGAAATGTGCCAAATTGGAAGTTTTTAATGACATTGATGGGCAGCTCATCAATCTCTTCAGATGCGTCAAGTACCATCCAGAAGCAGTACAAAAAGAGATAGAATGGGTGCTGAACTCCCGCGAAGTTTTCTATGATTTCAGAGAGCAGCAATCATGCCGTGGTTTTACAGATATTCAGCGTGCTGCGCGGTATTTCACATTAATTAAAGAAAGCTATGGGTCGGATGTTCGCTCTTATGGGTGTTCTCACAGAAACATGGATGATGCATCAAAGTATCTTACACAAGTAAGAGAGCGCCTGCAGGACACGGTAATAGAAAACCGCGACTTCGAGCCGCTGATTAAAACCTATGATCGGCCTGATAGCCTTTTTTATCTCGATCCGCCCTACCATGGCACCGAACGGCACTATGCAGATGCCTTTTCAGAGGATGATCACAGACGTTTAAACGGGTCTTTAAAGAGCCTTAAAGGGAAGTTTATACTTTCTTATAATGATGATGATTTTATCCGAACTCTATATGACGGTTTTAAAATTGAATCAATTTCGCGTCAAAACAACTTAGCAATGCGAAATCCATCAGCACCTCACGAATTTAAGGAATTGATCATCACAAATTTCTAA
- a CDS encoding putative phage tail protein — protein MYQYLNYLPEYLQTVKDFQALGGAVDPQTDNLLQKAKQAYQNQFVLSADLATVERWEKLFNLAGSGTLSERRKLVAAKIQANSIINGSALLNLIEKQSGVSARLEIAPGQYEFSIYLSALPSEEIPHKAIVGMVNQAKPANMVFHLQYEQGAGGQFFFGAFMQMGKTLEIRQVN, from the coding sequence ATGTATCAATATCTTAACTACCTTCCGGAATATCTTCAGACCGTAAAAGATTTTCAGGCGCTGGGAGGCGCAGTTGATCCACAGACGGATAACCTTCTTCAGAAAGCGAAGCAGGCCTATCAGAATCAGTTTGTGCTTTCGGCGGATCTCGCGACTGTTGAACGGTGGGAGAAACTCTTTAATCTTGCCGGATCCGGTACGCTCTCCGAACGTCGAAAGCTTGTGGCGGCAAAAATTCAGGCCAACAGTATCATTAACGGTTCGGCTTTGCTGAATCTGATTGAAAAACAGTCGGGGGTTTCCGCAAGGCTTGAAATCGCACCGGGACAATATGAATTTTCGATTTATCTTTCGGCACTTCCATCAGAGGAAATTCCTCATAAAGCAATTGTCGGAATGGTTAATCAGGCCAAGCCGGCAAATATGGTCTTCCATTTACAATATGAGCAAGGAGCTGGCGGCCAGTTCTTTTTTGGTGCTTTCATGCAGATGGGCAAAACTTTGGAAATAAGGCAGGTGAATTAA
- a CDS encoding reverse transcriptase domain-containing protein, producing the protein MKHFKNLYPKIYDYENLHRAYLSARKNKRYRSEVLAFSANLEENLIELQNELIYRSYKVGRYREFYVSEPKRRLVMALPFRDRVLQWAVYRIVNPLFSRAYISDSYACIPGRGEFSAIQRLHYWLRLECKAQRMYYLKLDMAKFYYRVDHKILLELLSKKIDDSDLMQLLRIIIESEDTPFGLPLCGDLAESARLFDIGIPIGNLTSQMFANLYMNELDQFAKRTLRIGRYIRYMDDIIILSPSKELLHHYKIVLEKFINEKLHLELNKKTAIRPCSLGVDFCGYKIWPDHIKVRKSTALRMKRHLKLVTEQYAEGRISLEKANQTFTSYFGLLKHCNSYQLRKKISKTYILKRKNNSENQKGSA; encoded by the coding sequence ATGAAACATTTTAAAAATTTGTATCCGAAAATTTACGACTATGAAAATCTGCACCGTGCATATCTCTCCGCACGTAAAAACAAACGGTATCGTTCGGAAGTACTCGCGTTTTCCGCTAATCTGGAGGAAAACCTGATTGAGCTTCAGAACGAACTGATTTACCGCTCTTATAAAGTTGGAAGATATCGCGAATTCTATGTGAGTGAACCAAAACGCCGGCTTGTGATGGCTCTCCCGTTTCGAGATAGAGTCCTACAATGGGCCGTTTACCGGATCGTCAATCCTCTTTTTTCAAGAGCCTATATTTCAGACAGTTATGCCTGTATCCCTGGGCGCGGCGAATTCTCAGCAATACAAAGGCTGCACTATTGGCTCCGACTGGAATGCAAGGCTCAGCGAATGTACTATTTAAAGCTTGATATGGCTAAATTTTACTATCGGGTGGATCATAAAATTCTTCTCGAATTACTGAGCAAAAAAATAGATGATTCAGACCTGATGCAGCTGCTCCGGATAATCATTGAAAGCGAGGATACACCATTCGGCCTGCCGCTCTGCGGAGATCTTGCGGAGAGTGCCCGGCTGTTCGATATTGGAATCCCAATTGGAAACCTCACGAGCCAGATGTTCGCCAACCTTTATATGAATGAACTGGATCAATTCGCAAAGCGCACCCTCCGGATAGGACGGTACATCAGGTATATGGATGACATTATTATATTGTCACCAAGTAAAGAGCTTCTTCATCATTATAAAATCGTTCTGGAAAAATTCATCAACGAAAAACTTCATCTGGAACTGAACAAAAAGACGGCCATACGGCCATGCAGCTTGGGGGTCGACTTTTGCGGATATAAAATCTGGCCGGATCACATCAAAGTCCGCAAAAGCACGGCGCTCCGGATGAAACGCCATCTAAAACTTGTGACGGAGCAATACGCTGAAGGCCGGATCAGTCTTGAAAAAGCGAATCAGACTTTTACGAGCTATTTTGGTCTACTCAAGCATTGCAACAGTTATCAACTTCGAAAAAAAATCTCGAAAACATATATTTTAAAGCGAAAAAATAATAGCGAAAATCAGAAGGGCAGTGCCTAA
- a CDS encoding pyridoxamine 5'-phosphate oxidase family protein has protein sequence MMQYRMKTHPLTEDQITHLLERTQTCNLATLNPDGTPYCTPIHFIYWGGAIYFHGLPIGQKLGNIARDSRVGISAYEMEGLLLDPGEKPCDTNTKYESVIISGIAKRLEDQNEKRNVLTKIVEKYTPHLANKELPDNMVKGTAVIRVDLAEITGKYYA, from the coding sequence ATGATGCAGTACCGTATGAAAACACACCCATTGACCGAGGATCAAATCACTCACTTGCTCGAGCGGACACAAACCTGCAATTTAGCAACACTGAATCCCGATGGAACACCCTATTGCACCCCCATCCATTTCATATATTGGGGCGGCGCAATCTATTTTCACGGGCTGCCGATAGGCCAAAAGCTCGGTAATATTGCGCGGGACTCCAGAGTGGGAATTTCGGCTTATGAAATGGAGGGGCTACTGCTGGACCCGGGCGAAAAGCCATGCGATACCAATACAAAATATGAAAGCGTGATTATTTCAGGGATCGCCAAGCGCCTGGAGGATCAAAATGAAAAAAGAAACGTTCTGACAAAAATCGTGGAAAAGTACACACCGCATCTGGCAAATAAAGAGCTTCCGGACAATATGGTAAAGGGTACGGCAGTGATACGAGTCGATCTCGCAGAAATAACCGGTAAATACTACGCATAA
- a CDS encoding aminotransferase-like domain-containing protein — protein MADGHWEKHVRRLCLLQKKKHDLLIDAIEQKMGSKVRIYGHQAGLHILLEFLDGQQEDALICKALEYKIKVCAASPFWLDKRNYNNNALILGYGMIQEADIPKAVEILSQAWFPQSNCIL, from the coding sequence ATGGCGGATGGGCATTGGGAAAAACATGTGCGAAGGCTCTGCCTGCTCCAGAAAAAGAAGCACGATCTTTTGATAGATGCGATCGAACAAAAAATGGGAAGCAAGGTGCGCATTTATGGCCACCAGGCGGGGCTGCACATTCTGCTGGAATTTTTAGATGGACAGCAAGAGGATGCGCTCATTTGTAAGGCACTGGAATACAAGATCAAGGTATGTGCCGCATCTCCTTTCTGGCTGGATAAGCGGAATTACAACAATAACGCACTCATTCTCGGGTATGGCATGATTCAAGAGGCAGATATTCCAAAAGCGGTGGAGATTTTATCACAAGCATGGTTTCCTCAATCAAACTGTATCCTATAA
- a CDS encoding DUF2634 domain-containing protein: MIPEIEIQDTETAQSPSKTWRLDLENSRVSGFIDGLDAVVQSAAMAVQTERYEHLIFSWQWGSELNTLVGKDADYVASEAKRMITDALSTDTRITGVRDFSVENGVIHFTIDTIFGSRAAQTEVAS; the protein is encoded by the coding sequence GTGATCCCTGAAATTGAAATTCAGGACACTGAAACAGCTCAATCCCCCTCGAAAACGTGGAGGCTTGACCTTGAAAACAGTCGCGTATCGGGGTTTATCGACGGGCTTGACGCAGTTGTACAGTCCGCAGCGATGGCCGTTCAAACCGAACGGTACGAGCACCTGATCTTCTCATGGCAATGGGGAAGCGAACTGAACACACTGGTCGGAAAAGATGCTGACTACGTGGCCAGCGAAGCAAAAAGAATGATTACGGACGCGCTGAGCACAGATACCCGCATCACGGGTGTCCGTGATTTTTCTGTCGAAAACGGTGTGATCCATTTTACAATTGATACGATTTTCGGCAGCAGGGCAGCACAGACGGAGGTGGCCTCATGA
- a CDS encoding DUF2829 domain-containing protein — translation MQQYIGTKIIQAEPMSRGNYNIYRGWKIPEDENPDDEGYLIKYQDSYMSWSPKDVFEEAYRPTDGMTFGLALEALKKGEKVARKGWNGKGMALFLTPGSQITVSEGRPLAAVFPVGAVVEYQPHIDMKTAQGSIVPWLCSQTDMLAEDWTIVK, via the coding sequence ATGCAACAGTATATTGGAACAAAGATCATTCAAGCAGAACCTATGTCCAGAGGTAATTACAATATCTATCGCGGATGGAAAATTCCAGAAGATGAGAATCCTGATGACGAAGGATATCTTATAAAATACCAAGATAGTTATATGTCTTGGTCACCGAAGGACGTTTTCGAGGAGGCCTACCGCCCAACTGACGGCATGACTTTCGGGCTTGCACTGGAAGCTCTTAAAAAGGGTGAAAAAGTCGCACGTAAAGGCTGGAACGGTAAAGGAATGGCTTTATTTCTCACACCCGGTTCTCAAATAACCGTATCGGAAGGAAGGCCCCTTGCGGCGGTCTTTCCGGTAGGTGCAGTTGTTGAATATCAACCTCACATTGATATGAAAACAGCGCAAGGAAGCATTGTCCCGTGGCTCTGCAGTCAAACGGATATGCTTGCTGAAGATTGGACAATCGTAAAATAA